The following are encoded in a window of Gossypium raimondii isolate GPD5lz chromosome 13, ASM2569854v1, whole genome shotgun sequence genomic DNA:
- the LOC105782187 gene encoding BRASSINOSTEROID INSENSITIVE 1-associated receptor kinase 1 isoform X2, whose amino-acid sequence MMERLIAVCLWLTLVLYLILRVAGNAEGDVLKALKNNTADPNNVLESWDATDYNPCVWDHVTCNHRNSVTRVDLQNANLSGQLVPQLGQLPNLQYLELCGNNISGIIPEELGNLTNLASQQQLIDRNLSNNQLVGDIPVNGSFTLFDSSSFSNNKLNNPPPASPTSSGNSVIGAIFGGVFAGALLLFSVPAIIFARRHCRKRQDLLFEDPEYHLGQLKRFSLHELQAATDYFSNKHVVGSGGSGRVYKGHLVDGSLVAIKRLKQGCTHGGMLQFQTEVEMVSMAVHRNLLCLRGFCMTTTERLLVYPFMVNGSVRSCLRERPEYQAPLDWGVRKRIALGAARGIAYLHDHCNPKIIHRDLKAADILLDEEFEAVVGDFGLAKLIDYKNTHVTTAVRGTMGHIAPEYLSSGRASEKTDVFGYGIMLLELITGQKAVDLARLANDDVMLLDWVEGLLKDKKLETLVDSDLQGNYIKEEVEQLIQVALLCTQSTPVGRPKMAEVVRMLDGDGLAERWEDWQKMKMFHQEFSNTRHPNVNWIITNSTSRILPDELSGPR is encoded by the exons ATGATGGAGCGACTCATCGCCGTTTGTTTATGGTTGACTTTGGTGTTGTATTTGATTCTCCGAGTTGCCGGCAACGCGGAAG GTGATGTTTTGAAAGCATTGAAGAACAATACGGCTGACCCCAATAACGTGTTGGAAAGTTGGGATGCAACCGATTATAATCCTTGCGTATGGGATCATGTTACATGTAATCATAGAAATAGTGTGACAAGAGT TGATCTTCAGAATGCAAATCTATCTGGTCAATTGGTTCCACAGCTCGGGCAGCTTCCAAATTTGCAATACTT GGAGCTCTGTGGTAATAACATATCTGGGATAATCCCTGAGGAGCTTGGGAATTTGACGAACTTG GCGTCTCAACAGCAACTCATTGACAG GAATCTTTCGAACAATCAGCTAGTAGGAGATATTCCTGTTAATGGTTCCTTTACGCTATTCGATTCTAGCAG TTTTAGTAATAACAAACTCAACAATCCTCCACCTGCTTCGCCAACTTCATCAG GTAATAGTGTCATTGGTGCTATTTTTGGAGGAGTTTTTGCTGGAGCGCTCTTGCTGTTTTCTGTTCCTGCAATTATATTTGCTCGGCGGCATTGTAGGAAACGACAGGATCTTTTAT TTGAGGACCCAGAATATCATTTGGGACAACTTAAAAGGTTTTCTTTGCATGAACTACAAGCGGCAACTGATTATTTTAGCAACAAACATGTTGTGGGTAGTGGTGGTTCTGGTAGAGTTTATAAAGGTCATTTAGTTGATGGATCTCTTGTGGCTATAAAAAGACTGAAACAGGGGTGTACTCATGGTGGAATGCTGCAGTTCCAAACTGAGGTCGAAATGGTAAGTATGGCTGTGCATCGAAATCTACTATGTCTACGTGGCTTTTGCATGACCACTACAGAACGGTTGCTTGTCTATCCCTTTATGGTTAATGGTAGTGTTAGATCCTGTTTAAGAG AGCGTCCAGAGTATCAAGCACCACTTGACTGGGGTGTAAGAAAACGGATTGCACTGGGGGCTGCGAGGGGGATTGCATATTTGCATGATCATTGTAACCCCAAGATTATACACCGTGATTTGAAGGCTGCAGATATATTGTTGGATGAAGAATTTGAAGCAGTTGTTGGAGACTTTGGGCTGGCCAAATTGATAGACTACAAAAATACTCATGTCACAACTGCTGTTCGTGGCACAATGGGTCATATAGCCCCTGAATACCTGTCAAGTGGAAGGGCATCAGAGAAAACTGATGTGTTTGGGTATGGTATTATGCTTCTTGAACTCATTACAGGACAAAAGGCTGTTGATCTTGCTAGACTTGCAAATGATGATGTCATGTTGCTTGATTGG GTAGAAGGGCTTCTGAAAGACAAGAAGTTGGAAACGCTGGTTGACTCTGATCTTCAAGGTAATTACATAAAGGAAGAAGTGGAACAGCTAATCCAGGTGGCTCTTTTATGCACTCAAAGCACCCCAGTGGGAAGGCCTAAGATGGCCGAAGTGGTCAGAATGCTGGATGGTGATGGCTTGGCTGAAAGATGGGAAGATTGgcagaaaatgaaaatgttccACCAAGAGTTTAGCAATACCCGCCACCCCAATGTGAATTGGATTATCACAAATTCCACTTCTCGCATCCTTCCAGATGAACTGTCAGGTCCTAGGTGA
- the LOC105782187 gene encoding BRASSINOSTEROID INSENSITIVE 1-associated receptor kinase 1 isoform X1 — MMERLIAVCLWLTLVLYLILRVAGNAEGDVLKALKNNTADPNNVLESWDATDYNPCVWDHVTCNHRNSVTRVDLQNANLSGQLVPQLGQLPNLQYLELCGNNISGIIPEELGNLTNLVSLDLCLNNLTGGIPTTLGKLTKLRFLRLNSNSLTGTIPLSLTTVMTLQVLNLSNNQLVGDIPVNGSFTLFDSSSFSNNKLNNPPPASPTSSGNSVIGAIFGGVFAGALLLFSVPAIIFARRHCRKRQDLLFEDPEYHLGQLKRFSLHELQAATDYFSNKHVVGSGGSGRVYKGHLVDGSLVAIKRLKQGCTHGGMLQFQTEVEMVSMAVHRNLLCLRGFCMTTTERLLVYPFMVNGSVRSCLRERPEYQAPLDWGVRKRIALGAARGIAYLHDHCNPKIIHRDLKAADILLDEEFEAVVGDFGLAKLIDYKNTHVTTAVRGTMGHIAPEYLSSGRASEKTDVFGYGIMLLELITGQKAVDLARLANDDVMLLDWVEGLLKDKKLETLVDSDLQGNYIKEEVEQLIQVALLCTQSTPVGRPKMAEVVRMLDGDGLAERWEDWQKMKMFHQEFSNTRHPNVNWIITNSTSRILPDELSGPR, encoded by the exons ATGATGGAGCGACTCATCGCCGTTTGTTTATGGTTGACTTTGGTGTTGTATTTGATTCTCCGAGTTGCCGGCAACGCGGAAG GTGATGTTTTGAAAGCATTGAAGAACAATACGGCTGACCCCAATAACGTGTTGGAAAGTTGGGATGCAACCGATTATAATCCTTGCGTATGGGATCATGTTACATGTAATCATAGAAATAGTGTGACAAGAGT TGATCTTCAGAATGCAAATCTATCTGGTCAATTGGTTCCACAGCTCGGGCAGCTTCCAAATTTGCAATACTT GGAGCTCTGTGGTAATAACATATCTGGGATAATCCCTGAGGAGCTTGGGAATTTGACGAACTTGGTGAGCTTGGATCTTTGCTTGAATAATTTAACTGGAGGCATTCCAACTACCCTGGGCAAGCTTACAAAACTGCGTTTCCT GCGTCTCAACAGCAACTCATTGACAGGTACAATTCCTCTGTCCTTAACTACTGTTATGACACTGCAAGTGCT GAATCTTTCGAACAATCAGCTAGTAGGAGATATTCCTGTTAATGGTTCCTTTACGCTATTCGATTCTAGCAG TTTTAGTAATAACAAACTCAACAATCCTCCACCTGCTTCGCCAACTTCATCAG GTAATAGTGTCATTGGTGCTATTTTTGGAGGAGTTTTTGCTGGAGCGCTCTTGCTGTTTTCTGTTCCTGCAATTATATTTGCTCGGCGGCATTGTAGGAAACGACAGGATCTTTTAT TTGAGGACCCAGAATATCATTTGGGACAACTTAAAAGGTTTTCTTTGCATGAACTACAAGCGGCAACTGATTATTTTAGCAACAAACATGTTGTGGGTAGTGGTGGTTCTGGTAGAGTTTATAAAGGTCATTTAGTTGATGGATCTCTTGTGGCTATAAAAAGACTGAAACAGGGGTGTACTCATGGTGGAATGCTGCAGTTCCAAACTGAGGTCGAAATGGTAAGTATGGCTGTGCATCGAAATCTACTATGTCTACGTGGCTTTTGCATGACCACTACAGAACGGTTGCTTGTCTATCCCTTTATGGTTAATGGTAGTGTTAGATCCTGTTTAAGAG AGCGTCCAGAGTATCAAGCACCACTTGACTGGGGTGTAAGAAAACGGATTGCACTGGGGGCTGCGAGGGGGATTGCATATTTGCATGATCATTGTAACCCCAAGATTATACACCGTGATTTGAAGGCTGCAGATATATTGTTGGATGAAGAATTTGAAGCAGTTGTTGGAGACTTTGGGCTGGCCAAATTGATAGACTACAAAAATACTCATGTCACAACTGCTGTTCGTGGCACAATGGGTCATATAGCCCCTGAATACCTGTCAAGTGGAAGGGCATCAGAGAAAACTGATGTGTTTGGGTATGGTATTATGCTTCTTGAACTCATTACAGGACAAAAGGCTGTTGATCTTGCTAGACTTGCAAATGATGATGTCATGTTGCTTGATTGG GTAGAAGGGCTTCTGAAAGACAAGAAGTTGGAAACGCTGGTTGACTCTGATCTTCAAGGTAATTACATAAAGGAAGAAGTGGAACAGCTAATCCAGGTGGCTCTTTTATGCACTCAAAGCACCCCAGTGGGAAGGCCTAAGATGGCCGAAGTGGTCAGAATGCTGGATGGTGATGGCTTGGCTGAAAGATGGGAAGATTGgcagaaaatgaaaatgttccACCAAGAGTTTAGCAATACCCGCCACCCCAATGTGAATTGGATTATCACAAATTCCACTTCTCGCATCCTTCCAGATGAACTGTCAGGTCCTAGGTGA